The proteins below come from a single Salinilacihabitans rarus genomic window:
- a CDS encoding DUF5784 family protein, giving the protein MARPLRFRYSPEHWSEQRVRRRIFQPLNSNIGARAVDPRFDAGGGWATHRFEMQNGDVALFARRDDEAYWMGNTETPSSLWRTDKFGWREVPYHVSRWAQRELLATLHEEEPWLADYPHLSWYFLPVFMSKDGRESTRSFFREHAAGFPDAGRREATRFFEAFLSTGVLDEHRHVMSGKLGTSDHVDRVRMSAAMAEFLAAKVLTDAGYDVVPEIEVTTGHSLDFRATDEATNVLVEVTRPQPPANRAAAGPVAAVRDTAETKTNGQLEKHGGGAVLFVDCSSFRDDSWAAVRGERPDVRHRPAVVYRARPDGRVEGYRKGAVPLDLEGAIEFVD; this is encoded by the coding sequence GTGGCACGGCCGCTTCGCTTTCGATATTCGCCCGAACACTGGAGCGAACAACGCGTTCGACGACGGATTTTCCAGCCCCTGAACAGCAACATCGGCGCCCGCGCCGTCGACCCCCGCTTCGACGCGGGCGGCGGCTGGGCGACCCACCGCTTCGAGATGCAAAACGGCGACGTCGCGCTGTTCGCCCGCCGCGACGACGAGGCCTACTGGATGGGCAACACCGAGACGCCGTCCTCGCTGTGGCGCACCGACAAGTTCGGCTGGCGCGAGGTCCCCTACCACGTCTCGCGGTGGGCCCAGCGCGAACTGCTCGCGACCCTCCACGAGGAGGAGCCGTGGCTCGCGGACTACCCGCACCTCTCGTGGTACTTCCTCCCGGTGTTCATGTCCAAGGACGGCCGCGAGTCGACCCGGTCGTTCTTCCGCGAACACGCCGCCGGCTTCCCCGACGCCGGCCGCCGCGAGGCGACCCGCTTCTTCGAGGCGTTCCTCTCGACCGGCGTCCTCGACGAGCACAGACACGTCATGTCGGGCAAACTCGGCACGAGCGACCACGTCGACCGCGTCCGCATGAGCGCCGCGATGGCCGAGTTCCTCGCGGCGAAGGTCCTCACCGACGCCGGCTACGACGTCGTCCCCGAGATCGAGGTGACGACGGGGCACTCGCTGGACTTCCGGGCGACCGACGAGGCGACGAACGTCCTCGTCGAGGTCACCCGACCCCAGCCGCCCGCGAACCGCGCGGCGGCGGGGCCCGTCGCCGCCGTCCGCGACACCGCCGAGACGAAGACGAACGGCCAACTCGAGAAACACGGCGGCGGCGCCGTCCTCTTCGTCGACTGTTCGAGTTTCCGTGACGACTCGTGGGCCGCGGTCCGCGGCGAGCGGCCGGACGTCCGCCACCGCCCGGCGGTCGTCTACCGGGCCCGCCCGGACGGGCGCGTCGAGGGCTACCGGAAGGGCGCGGTACCGCTGGACCTCGAAGGAGCGATCGAGTTCGTCGACTGA
- a CDS encoding helix-turn-helix transcriptional regulator, with product MTDEPDRDVAYLSASAARVDLLERLADGPARPADLVEATGASRTTVHRTLADLRERDWCRRDDGTYVATGLGELALESYRRARARFRTLDRVAPVFAHLDGVDGLDPAWLETARVASATAENPQRPVEWYADRLEAADGDRFRGVSPVMSRQFMTLHAPIVYGDAPTELVLGEETFRFVEQRYPERLRESVALDGYDLYVAATAPSMGVTLYGETVFLGAYDGGRLAGVVESDDDRLREWARRWYRRHRDGARPVDPADLAAPE from the coding sequence ATGACCGACGAGCCGGACCGCGACGTCGCCTACCTCTCGGCGTCGGCCGCGCGCGTCGACCTGCTCGAACGCCTCGCCGACGGTCCGGCGCGGCCGGCGGACCTCGTCGAGGCGACCGGCGCCTCGCGGACGACCGTCCACCGGACGCTCGCCGACCTGCGCGAGCGCGACTGGTGTCGCCGGGACGACGGCACGTACGTCGCCACCGGCCTCGGCGAACTGGCCCTCGAAAGCTACCGGCGCGCGCGGGCGCGGTTCCGGACGCTCGACCGGGTCGCTCCGGTCTTCGCCCACCTCGACGGCGTCGACGGCCTCGACCCCGCCTGGCTCGAGACGGCCCGGGTCGCGTCGGCGACCGCGGAGAACCCCCAGCGGCCGGTCGAGTGGTACGCCGACCGCCTCGAAGCGGCCGACGGCGACCGGTTCCGGGGCGTCTCGCCGGTCATGAGCCGCCAGTTCATGACGCTGCACGCGCCCATCGTCTACGGCGACGCGCCGACCGAACTGGTCCTCGGCGAGGAGACGTTCCGGTTCGTCGAGCAGCGGTACCCCGAACGGCTCCGCGAGTCGGTCGCGCTCGACGGCTACGACCTCTACGTCGCCGCGACCGCGCCGTCGATGGGCGTGACGCTCTACGGCGAGACGGTCTTCCTCGGGGCGTACGACGGCGGTCGCCTCGCCGGCGTCGTCGAGAGCGACGACGACCGACTGCGCGAGTGGGCCCGCCGGTGGTACCGGCGCCACCGCGACGGCGCGCGCCCGGTCGACCCGGCCGACCTCGCGGCGCCGGAGTGA
- a CDS encoding PHP domain-containing protein translates to MPYADLHVHTTRSDGSLDLAAVPAAARRAGVEVVALTDHDRRQPFDDPAVEREGVTLVHGIELRVEATDGRRVDLLGYGVGPTPALDDEIERIQRDRRERGRAIVERVEDRLGIDLGLSVDEGFGRPHVARAIDAHPDAGYDYEGAFEHLIGNDGPCFVPRDVTSFARGRDLLAEACSVVALAHPLRYRDPAGALALTAALDAVELDYPYDREVDLGPVERAIERHGLLATGGSDAHDDRLGLAGLSRDAYRTLELPTPRSDR, encoded by the coding sequence ATGCCCTACGCCGACCTCCACGTCCACACCACCCGCTCGGACGGGAGCCTCGACCTCGCGGCGGTGCCCGCCGCCGCCCGCCGCGCGGGCGTCGAGGTGGTCGCGCTCACGGACCACGACCGCCGCCAGCCGTTCGACGACCCCGCCGTCGAGCGCGAGGGGGTGACGCTCGTCCACGGGATCGAACTCCGCGTCGAGGCCACCGACGGCCGGCGGGTGGACCTGCTCGGCTACGGCGTCGGACCCACGCCGGCCCTCGACGACGAGATCGAGCGGATCCAGCGCGACCGCCGCGAACGCGGCCGCGCGATCGTCGAGCGCGTCGAGGACCGCCTCGGGATCGACCTCGGACTGTCCGTCGACGAGGGGTTCGGCCGCCCCCACGTCGCCCGCGCGATCGACGCCCATCCCGACGCCGGCTACGACTACGAGGGGGCGTTCGAACACCTCATCGGGAACGACGGCCCGTGTTTCGTCCCGCGGGACGTCACCTCGTTCGCCCGCGGCCGCGACCTGCTCGCGGAGGCGTGTTCGGTCGTCGCGCTCGCCCACCCGCTGCGGTACCGCGACCCCGCGGGCGCGCTCGCCCTGACCGCGGCCCTCGACGCGGTCGAACTGGACTACCCATACGACCGCGAGGTCGACCTCGGGCCGGTCGAGCGGGCGATCGAGCGCCACGGCCTGCTCGCGACGGGCGGCAGCGACGCCCACGACGACCGCCTCGGACTGGCCGGCCTCTCGCGGGACGCGTACCGAACGCTGGAGCTTCCGACCCCCCGATCGGACCGATAG
- a CDS encoding acyl-CoA dehydrogenase family protein, protein MLDYVQLEADLDEEERLIRDTAREFVADRVRPEIGDHFEAGTFPTEIIPEMGEMGFYAPNLDGYGSPGVSETAYGLLMQELEACDSGLRSMASVQGALVMYPIYAYGSADQKEEWLPKLGAGEAVGCFGLTEPEHGSNPSAMETRAERDADGYVLNGSKTWITNSPIADVAVVWARDRSAEDDPVRGFLVETDRDGVTTNEIKEKLSLRASITGEIALNDVRVPEENVLPGVSGMKGPLSCLTQARYGIAWGAVGAARDCFETARQYATDREQFGGPIARFQLQQEKLAEMATGITTSQLLAYRLAELKERGDLRPQHVSMAKRHNVRMAREQARVAREMLGGNGITTDYSPMRHLANMETVYTYEGTHDIHTLILGQDLTGIAAFE, encoded by the coding sequence ATGCTGGACTACGTACAGCTCGAGGCGGACCTCGACGAGGAGGAGCGCCTGATCCGCGACACGGCCCGCGAGTTCGTCGCGGACCGCGTGCGCCCGGAGATCGGCGATCACTTCGAGGCCGGCACCTTCCCGACGGAGATCATCCCTGAGATGGGGGAGATGGGCTTTTACGCCCCCAACCTCGACGGCTACGGCTCTCCCGGCGTCTCCGAGACCGCCTACGGGCTGTTGATGCAGGAACTCGAGGCCTGCGACTCCGGTCTCAGGTCGATGGCCTCGGTACAGGGCGCGCTGGTGATGTACCCGATCTACGCCTACGGTTCGGCGGACCAGAAGGAGGAGTGGCTGCCGAAACTCGGCGCGGGCGAGGCCGTCGGCTGTTTCGGGCTCACCGAACCCGAGCACGGCTCGAACCCGTCGGCGATGGAGACCCGCGCCGAGCGCGACGCCGACGGCTACGTGCTCAACGGCTCGAAGACGTGGATCACGAACTCGCCGATCGCCGACGTCGCCGTCGTCTGGGCCCGCGACCGCTCCGCGGAGGACGACCCCGTCCGGGGCTTCCTCGTCGAGACCGACCGCGACGGCGTCACGACCAACGAGATCAAAGAGAAGCTCTCGCTGCGCGCGTCGATCACCGGCGAGATCGCCCTCAACGACGTCCGCGTCCCCGAGGAGAACGTCCTGCCCGGCGTCTCCGGGATGAAGGGGCCGCTGTCGTGTCTCACGCAGGCCCGGTACGGCATCGCGTGGGGCGCCGTCGGCGCGGCCCGCGACTGCTTCGAGACCGCCCGCCAGTACGCCACCGACCGCGAGCAGTTCGGCGGCCCGATCGCCCGCTTCCAGCTACAACAGGAGAAACTCGCGGAGATGGCCACCGGGATCACGACGAGCCAGTTGCTCGCCTACCGGCTTGCCGAACTCAAAGAGCGCGGCGACCTCCGCCCCCAGCACGTCTCGATGGCCAAGCGCCACAACGTCCGGATGGCCCGCGAGCAGGCCCGCGTCGCCCGCGAGATGCTCGGCGGCAACGGCATCACGACCGACTACTCGCCGATGCGCCACCTCGCGAACATGGAGACGGTCTACACCTACGAGGGGACCCACGACATCCACACGTTGATTCTGGGGCAGGATCTGACGGGTATCGCGGCCTTCGAGTGA
- a CDS encoding helicase C-terminal domain-containing protein, giving the protein MNPERIFEAFPAPSYRGNQERALRDVRDAFAAGNDVVLVRAPTGSGKSLLARAVAGCARRVDEADPSEATGAYYTTPQVSQLDDVAADDLLADLNVVRGKSNYTCILPGELDTPVDRAPCVRERGYDCSVRHRCPYFSDRAIASNRSIAAMTLAYFMQTAGSEVFRKRDVVVIDEAHGLAEWAEMYATIRLGPRTVPFWDDLRVPAVDGLDRAARFAENLAGVCERRKDDLLGREELSPREVRERDRLQELRGDLDWFVSDYRDPESPTTWLVDQADPADADDEDVGGPLTIKPMNPERYLAHTVWDRGNRFALLSATILNKEAFCRHVGLDPANVALVDVGHTFPVERRPLYDVTRGKMTYEARDETLPKVARTIVRIMQAHPDEKGLIHAHSYDIQERLAEYLREFGVGERVRTHSRDGRDADLEAWKASGDPDVFLSVKMEEALDLKGDLCRWQVLCKAPFLNTSDSRVAHRLEQGQWAWYYRAALRTVVQACGRVVRAPDDRGATYLADSSLLDLFERARTDMPDWFADQVDRMERPDLPAFEPRTALGGPNEGSGRDGGDAAADGDGDEGSYSSRRRRRARRSSRSSPLADVWETDR; this is encoded by the coding sequence GTGAACCCCGAGCGGATCTTCGAGGCGTTTCCGGCGCCCAGCTACCGCGGCAACCAGGAACGGGCCCTCCGTGACGTCCGCGACGCGTTCGCGGCCGGCAACGACGTGGTGCTGGTACGTGCGCCGACCGGCAGCGGCAAGTCCCTGCTCGCGCGGGCGGTCGCCGGCTGTGCCCGGCGGGTCGACGAGGCCGACCCGAGCGAGGCGACCGGCGCCTACTACACGACGCCGCAGGTCTCGCAACTGGACGACGTCGCCGCCGACGACCTGCTCGCGGACCTCAACGTCGTCCGCGGGAAGTCGAACTACACCTGCATCCTGCCGGGGGAACTCGACACGCCGGTCGATCGGGCCCCCTGCGTCCGCGAGCGCGGCTACGACTGCTCCGTGCGCCACCGCTGTCCGTACTTCTCGGACCGGGCGATCGCCTCGAACCGGTCGATCGCGGCGATGACGCTCGCGTACTTCATGCAGACCGCCGGCAGCGAGGTGTTCCGCAAGCGCGACGTCGTCGTGATCGACGAGGCCCACGGGCTGGCGGAGTGGGCCGAGATGTACGCGACGATCCGACTGGGGCCGCGGACGGTGCCGTTCTGGGACGACCTGCGGGTCCCCGCGGTCGACGGCCTCGACCGGGCCGCGCGCTTCGCGGAGAACCTCGCCGGGGTCTGCGAGCGCCGCAAGGACGACCTGCTCGGCCGGGAGGAACTCTCCCCGCGGGAGGTACGCGAGCGCGACCGCCTCCAGGAACTGCGCGGCGACCTCGACTGGTTCGTCTCGGACTACCGCGACCCGGAGAGCCCGACGACGTGGCTGGTCGATCAGGCCGACCCCGCCGACGCCGACGACGAGGACGTCGGCGGGCCGCTGACGATCAAGCCGATGAACCCCGAGCGCTACCTCGCGCACACGGTCTGGGACCGCGGGAACAGGTTCGCCCTGCTGTCGGCGACGATTCTCAACAAGGAGGCGTTCTGCCGGCACGTCGGCCTCGACCCCGCGAACGTCGCCCTCGTCGACGTCGGCCACACCTTCCCCGTCGAGCGCCGGCCGCTGTACGACGTCACCCGGGGGAAGATGACCTACGAGGCCCGCGACGAGACGCTGCCGAAGGTCGCCCGAACGATCGTCCGGATCATGCAGGCCCACCCCGACGAGAAGGGGCTGATCCACGCCCACTCCTACGACATCCAGGAACGACTGGCGGAGTACCTCCGGGAGTTCGGCGTCGGCGAGCGCGTCCGCACCCACTCGCGGGACGGCCGGGACGCCGACCTCGAGGCGTGGAAGGCGAGCGGCGACCCGGACGTCTTCCTCTCGGTGAAGATGGAGGAGGCGCTGGATCTGAAGGGGGACCTCTGTCGGTGGCAGGTGCTGTGCAAGGCGCCCTTCCTCAACACGAGCGACTCGCGGGTCGCCCACCGTCTGGAGCAGGGCCAGTGGGCGTGGTACTACCGGGCGGCGCTGCGGACGGTCGTCCAGGCCTGCGGGCGGGTCGTCCGCGCGCCCGACGACCGCGGGGCGACGTACCTCGCGGATTCGAGCCTGCTCGACCTGTTCGAGCGGGCGAGAACCGACATGCCCGACTGGTTCGCCGATCAGGTCGACCGCATGGAGCGCCCGGACCTGCCGGCGTTCGAGCCGCGGACGGCGCTCGGAGGGCCGAACGAGGGGTCGGGTCGCGACGGCGGTGACGCGGCCGCGGACGGGGACGGGGACGAGGGGTCGTACTCCTCGCGGCGTCGGCGACGGGCGCGACGGTCGTCGCGGTCGAGTCCGCTGGCGGACGTCTGGGAGACGGACCGGTAG
- a CDS encoding YkgJ family cysteine cluster protein — MEVNCEGCAGCCIDWRPLLDPAVREAIEHERRGPRRPLDDTYNLVPLTRDEVRAFLEAGLGDALTPRLWRASEADGIDGRVEVDGRELAAVAGRPAFFVGLRKPPKPVAPFDREAAAWLPTCVFLDPTTLQCRIHDDDLYPSECAEYPAHNLALGQETECERVEGAVGGERLVDDAPDDPDAGSLLLGPQAIGQKVFVHPRPGDLAGRVDRLADDALSRADRAEFLAVAAASSPGTLSISEPHYERARARALAADSWAGRAIREWMRRRDGGETPDPDAAREVEDDRGAPGTPGWDAVEESVPGE; from the coding sequence ATGGAGGTGAACTGCGAGGGCTGTGCGGGCTGTTGCATCGACTGGCGGCCGCTGCTCGACCCGGCCGTCAGGGAGGCGATCGAACACGAGCGCCGGGGGCCCCGGCGGCCGCTCGACGACACGTACAACCTCGTGCCACTCACCCGCGACGAGGTCCGGGCGTTCCTCGAAGCGGGCCTCGGCGACGCGCTGACCCCCCGGCTCTGGCGCGCGAGCGAGGCCGACGGGATCGACGGACGCGTCGAGGTCGACGGCCGCGAACTCGCCGCGGTCGCCGGCCGGCCCGCGTTCTTCGTCGGCCTGCGCAAGCCGCCGAAGCCGGTCGCGCCGTTCGACCGCGAGGCGGCCGCGTGGCTGCCGACCTGCGTCTTCCTCGATCCGACGACCCTGCAGTGTCGGATCCACGACGACGACCTGTACCCGAGCGAGTGCGCCGAGTACCCCGCGCACAACCTCGCGCTCGGCCAGGAGACCGAGTGCGAGCGCGTCGAGGGGGCCGTCGGCGGCGAGCGACTCGTCGACGACGCCCCCGACGACCCCGACGCCGGGAGCCTCCTGCTGGGCCCGCAGGCGATCGGTCAGAAGGTGTTCGTCCACCCCCGGCCCGGGGACCTCGCCGGGCGGGTCGACCGCCTCGCGGACGACGCCCTCAGCCGGGCGGACCGCGCGGAGTTCCTCGCCGTCGCGGCCGCCTCCAGCCCCGGGACGCTCTCGATATCGGAACCCCACTACGAGCGAGCGCGGGCGCGGGCGCTGGCGGCGGACTCGTGGGCCGGCCGCGCGATCCGCGAGTGGATGCGACGCCGCGACGGCGGGGAGACCCCCGACCCGGACGCGGCCCGCGAGGTCGAGGACGACCGCGGCGCACCCGGGACCCCGGGGTGGGACGCCGTGGAGGAGTCCGTACCGGGGGAGTGA
- a CDS encoding MFS transporter, which translates to MRWRYRETVLALCTLAFFATMVARLAISPVVPEITADFGVPNWAIGVALTGLWMAYFLSQFPSGVFADRFGERPIILVAVGGTAVSSLLIALSPVFGVFVLATIALGFLAGLHYSVATTLLTRTYDDIGTAIGLHNGGAPAAGLVAPVLAVWISGRYGWRPAVALGAAVAVPIFVLFAGRVRPTEPRRPDQPIAERFELDPLVELLSRPPIAFTVGISIACAFVWQGTASFLPAFLIYHRGQSEATAGVVFSAYFVVQGITQVGIGAASDRYGRDPVTAACMVLGAAGFAVLVFVPGLLAVAGAVALVGTGMGWSAAALPRFMDHLSEAERGAGFGLVRTVYGVVGALGSAGTGLFADLFGWGVSFLVLAGLLSLVFCALALNRALSLGY; encoded by the coding sequence ATGCGCTGGCGCTACCGGGAGACCGTCCTCGCGCTGTGTACGCTCGCGTTCTTCGCGACGATGGTCGCGCGGTTAGCGATCAGCCCGGTCGTCCCGGAGATCACCGCCGACTTCGGCGTGCCGAACTGGGCCATCGGCGTCGCCCTGACGGGGCTGTGGATGGCGTACTTCCTCTCGCAGTTCCCGAGCGGGGTGTTCGCCGACCGCTTCGGCGAGCGGCCGATCATCCTCGTCGCCGTCGGCGGGACGGCGGTTTCGAGCCTGCTCATCGCCCTCTCGCCGGTCTTCGGCGTCTTCGTCCTCGCGACGATCGCGCTCGGCTTCCTCGCGGGGTTACACTACAGCGTCGCGACGACGCTGTTGACCCGCACCTACGACGACATCGGCACCGCCATCGGCCTCCACAACGGCGGCGCGCCCGCGGCCGGCCTCGTCGCCCCGGTGCTGGCGGTCTGGATCAGCGGCCGCTACGGCTGGCGGCCCGCGGTCGCGCTCGGGGCGGCGGTCGCCGTCCCGATATTCGTCCTCTTCGCGGGGCGTGTCCGTCCGACCGAACCGCGCCGGCCCGACCAGCCGATCGCCGAGCGGTTCGAACTCGACCCGCTCGTCGAGTTGCTCTCGCGGCCGCCCATCGCGTTCACCGTGGGCATCTCGATCGCCTGCGCGTTCGTCTGGCAGGGGACGGCCTCGTTCCTGCCGGCGTTTCTCATCTACCACCGCGGCCAGTCGGAGGCGACGGCGGGAGTCGTCTTCTCGGCGTACTTCGTCGTCCAGGGGATCACGCAGGTCGGGATCGGCGCGGCCTCGGACCGGTACGGCCGCGACCCGGTGACCGCCGCCTGCATGGTGCTGGGCGCCGCCGGCTTCGCGGTGCTGGTGTTCGTCCCCGGCCTCCTCGCGGTCGCGGGGGCAGTCGCCCTCGTCGGGACGGGGATGGGCTGGTCGGCGGCCGCGCTGCCGCGTTTCATGGACCACCTCTCGGAGGCCGAGCGCGGCGCCGGTTTCGGGCTCGTCCGCACCGTCTACGGCGTCGTCGGCGCGCTCGGCTCCGCCGGCACCGGCCTGTTCGCCGACCTCTTCGGCTGGGGCGTCTCCTTTCTCGTCCTCGCCGGGTTGCTCTCGCTCGTCTTCTGTGCGCTCGCGCTCAATCGGGCGCTCTCGCTCGGGTACTGA
- a CDS encoding DUF7561 family protein, with protein MAQGTCDGCGRAVTAAGGVANLWTFGDRDGSEGTGMTLEFEDGSTHLLCYPCIDALPDGPTAADVERLERVDGETSRLVGP; from the coding sequence ATGGCACAGGGGACCTGCGACGGCTGTGGACGAGCCGTCACGGCCGCCGGCGGCGTCGCCAACCTCTGGACGTTCGGCGACCGCGACGGCAGCGAGGGCACCGGCATGACCCTCGAGTTCGAGGACGGCTCGACGCACCTGCTCTGTTACCCGTGTATCGACGCGCTGCCGGACGGGCCGACGGCCGCGGACGTCGAGCGACTGGAGCGGGTCGACGGGGAGACGTCGCGGCTCGTCGGCCCCTAA
- a CDS encoding DUF6757 family protein, giving the protein MHCHYCDREAAFAAESDGLRVGLCEDHFRERLQELAEADGLEALKERVDVDRAE; this is encoded by the coding sequence ATGCACTGCCACTACTGCGACCGGGAGGCCGCGTTCGCCGCGGAGTCCGACGGGCTCAGAGTCGGCCTCTGCGAGGACCACTTCCGCGAGCGGTTGCAGGAACTCGCCGAGGCCGACGGGCTGGAGGCGCTGAAGGAGCGAGTCGACGTCGACCGCGCCGAGTGA
- a CDS encoding DUF5786 family protein produces MSMGAYDEDEHERREQQASKVDADFDDERTIYHGKIEYDSGDSAEALLNKFEEIKSN; encoded by the coding sequence ATGTCAATGGGTGCCTATGACGAGGACGAGCACGAGCGCCGTGAGCAGCAGGCCTCGAAGGTCGACGCGGACTTCGACGACGAGCGGACGATCTACCACGGGAAGATCGAGTACGACTCGGGTGATTCGGCGGAGGCGCTCCTGAACAAGTTCGAGGAGATCAAGTCCAACTAG
- a CDS encoding 4Fe-4S dicluster domain-containing protein — MAIDPQFNENREKVDEHEGHAVWGPVDEPEELGIHGTHVAVDFDICLADGACLEDCPVDVFEWVDTPGHPESERKADPANEAQCIDCMLCVDVCPVDAIDVDAGRTA, encoded by the coding sequence ATGGCCATAGATCCGCAGTTCAACGAGAACCGAGAGAAGGTCGACGAACACGAGGGCCACGCCGTCTGGGGGCCGGTCGACGAACCCGAGGAACTCGGCATCCACGGCACCCACGTCGCCGTCGACTTCGACATCTGCCTCGCCGACGGCGCCTGCCTCGAGGACTGCCCGGTCGACGTCTTCGAGTGGGTCGACACGCCGGGTCACCCGGAGAGCGAGCGGAAGGCGGATCCGGCCAACGAGGCCCAGTGCATCGACTGCATGCTCTGCGTGGACGTCTGTCCGGTCGACGCGATCGACGTCGACGCCGGGCGGACGGCGTGA
- a CDS encoding thiol-disulfide oxidoreductase DCC family protein, with protein MSDDAAHPPRLVYDDDCGFCTWCAEFAARRGSFELVGFADLTPDQRARLPDDYEECAHLLTDDAVYSCGEAIEEATARLETPSRYPARAFRRLPGSDRVREPLYRAAADRRALFGRLVSRPPPARRES; from the coding sequence ATGAGCGACGACGCGGCACACCCCCCGCGACTGGTCTACGACGACGACTGCGGCTTCTGCACCTGGTGTGCCGAGTTCGCCGCCCGGCGGGGCTCGTTCGAACTCGTCGGCTTCGCCGACCTGACGCCGGACCAGCGGGCACGCCTCCCCGACGACTACGAGGAGTGTGCCCACCTGCTGACCGACGACGCCGTCTACTCCTGTGGCGAGGCCATCGAGGAGGCGACGGCGCGCCTCGAGACGCCGTCACGGTACCCCGCGCGCGCGTTCCGCCGGCTACCCGGCAGCGACCGGGTCCGCGAGCCCCTCTACCGGGCGGCCGCCGACCGCCGGGCGCTGTTCGGCCGCCTCGTCAGCCGTCCGCCGCCGGCCCGACGCGAGTCCTGA
- a CDS encoding HIT family protein, whose translation MTESCTFCDIADGTEPAYRVYEDESTLAFLDVNAVSDGHTLVVPKAHAPTLSAADEETVAAVFRTVRRVGRAVERALEPDGYNVFQSNGAAAGQDVFHLHAHVVPRWEGDGIHFSPSRERIDPSRGERVADALREVVE comes from the coding sequence GTGACCGAAAGCTGTACGTTCTGTGACATCGCCGACGGGACGGAACCCGCCTACCGGGTGTACGAGGACGAGTCGACGCTGGCGTTCCTCGACGTCAACGCCGTCAGCGACGGCCACACGCTCGTCGTCCCGAAAGCGCACGCGCCGACGCTCTCGGCGGCCGACGAGGAGACCGTCGCCGCCGTCTTCCGGACCGTCCGCCGCGTCGGCCGCGCCGTCGAGCGCGCGCTCGAACCGGACGGCTACAACGTGTTCCAGTCCAACGGCGCGGCCGCGGGACAGGACGTGTTCCACCTGCACGCCCACGTCGTCCCGCGGTGGGAGGGCGACGGCATCCACTTCTCCCCCTCGCGCGAGCGGATCGATCCGTCGCGAGGCGAGCGCGTCGCCGACGCGCTCCGCGAGGTAGTCGAGTAG
- a CDS encoding DUF5789 family protein: protein MLRNGTGDLIDAHEYPATTEDLIEAYGDRTLELPNGSETIGDALARLDGETFESSEEARLAVYSAVSRKAIGRFGYSDRDPTPLGSPYAPDQVSF from the coding sequence ATGCTCCGCAACGGCACCGGCGACCTCATCGACGCCCACGAGTACCCCGCGACCACCGAGGACCTGATCGAAGCGTACGGCGACCGGACCCTCGAACTCCCCAACGGCTCCGAGACGATCGGCGACGCGCTCGCCCGCCTCGACGGCGAGACGTTCGAGTCCTCCGAGGAGGCCCGTCTCGCGGTCTACTCGGCGGTCAGCCGGAAGGCGATCGGCCGCTTCGGTTACTCCGACCGTGACCCGACGCCCCTCGGCAGTCCGTACGCGCCCGACCAGGTCTCGTTCTGA